A genomic segment from Labrus bergylta chromosome 3, fLabBer1.1, whole genome shotgun sequence encodes:
- the slc35c1 gene encoding GDP-fucose transporter 1 isoform X1, with amino-acid sequence MMNRTQLKRSSILRMALAGTETMDQEEHGETFVFRAVKIAAVVALYWFVSITMVFLNNYLLDNKELDAPLFITFYQCLVTVGLCWVMQLLAKLCPTVIDFPSVKFDLKTSREVLPLSVVFISMITFNNLCLKYVGVAFYTVGRSLSTVFNVLLSYVILKQTTSLHALLCCGIILGGFWLGVDQEGVAGSLSWTGVFFGVLASAFVSLNAIYTKKVMPAVDGNIWKLSYYNNINACVLFLPLILLFGELDNLGSFSYLFDPVFWGMMTLGGVFGFAIGYVTGLQIKFTSPLTHNVSGTAKACAQTVIAVVYNSSSKSMLWWTSNLMVLGGSSAYTWVKSLEMKKTPVRDSPQDSAKEKLLP; translated from the exons atGATGAACAGGACTCAGCTCAAGCGGTCCAGTATCTTGAGGATGGCGCTGGCCGGCACAGAAACGATGGACCAGGAAGAACACGGAGAGACATTCGTGTTCCGAGCTGTTAAAATAGCAGCTGTGGTCGCGCTGTACTGGTTTGTCTCGATAACGATGGTGTTCCTTAACAATTACCTGCTGGACAACAAAGAATTGGACGCGCCGTTGTTCATCACTTTCTACCAGTGTTTGGTGACGGTGGGACTCTGCTGGGTCATGCAGCTGCTGGCCAAACTGTGCCCGACGGTCATCGACTTCCCGTCGGTCAAATTCGACTTGAAGACGTCCCGGGAGGTCCTCCCTCTGTCCGTCGTGTTCATCTCCATGATCACCTTCAACAACCTGTGCCTCAAGTACGTCGGAGTGGCCTTTTACACGGTCGGTCGTTCACTGAGCACAGTTTTTAACGTGCTGTTGTCCTACGTTATCCTGAAACAAACCACGTCACTCCACGCTCTGCTGTGCTGTGGGATCATACTGG GTGGATTCTGGCTCGGTGTCGATCAGGAGGGCGTGGCAGGCTCCCTCTCCTGGACTGGCGTCTTCTTCGGGGTGCTGGCCAGCGCTTTCGTCTCGCTGAACGCCATCTACACTAAGAAGGTGATGCCAGCGGTGGACGGAAACATCTGGAAGCTGTCTTACTACAACAACATCAACGCGTGCGTCCTCTTCCTCCCGCTCATCCTCCTGTTCGGGGAGTTGGACAACCTGGGCAGCTTCAGCTACCTCTTCGACCCCGTCTTCTGGGGCATGATGACGCTCGGAGGGGTGTTCGGTTTCGCCATCGGCTACGTCACCGGCCTGCAGATCAAGTTCACCAGTCCGCTCACGCATAACGTCTCAGGGACTGCAAAGGCCTGTGCGCAGACGGTCATCGCCGTGGTGTACAACTCCTCCAGTAAAAGCATGCTGTGGTGGACCAGTAACCTGATGGTTCTCGGGGGGTCGTCGGCCTACACCTGGGTGAAAAGTTTAGAAATGAAGAAGACTCCCGTCAGAGACTCCCCTCAGGACTCGGCCAAGGAAAAACTGCTTCCATAG
- the slc35c1 gene encoding GDP-fucose transporter 1 isoform X2, with protein sequence MALAGTETMDQEEHGETFVFRAVKIAAVVALYWFVSITMVFLNNYLLDNKELDAPLFITFYQCLVTVGLCWVMQLLAKLCPTVIDFPSVKFDLKTSREVLPLSVVFISMITFNNLCLKYVGVAFYTVGRSLSTVFNVLLSYVILKQTTSLHALLCCGIILGGFWLGVDQEGVAGSLSWTGVFFGVLASAFVSLNAIYTKKVMPAVDGNIWKLSYYNNINACVLFLPLILLFGELDNLGSFSYLFDPVFWGMMTLGGVFGFAIGYVTGLQIKFTSPLTHNVSGTAKACAQTVIAVVYNSSSKSMLWWTSNLMVLGGSSAYTWVKSLEMKKTPVRDSPQDSAKEKLLP encoded by the exons ATGGCGCTGGCCGGCACAGAAACGATGGACCAGGAAGAACACGGAGAGACATTCGTGTTCCGAGCTGTTAAAATAGCAGCTGTGGTCGCGCTGTACTGGTTTGTCTCGATAACGATGGTGTTCCTTAACAATTACCTGCTGGACAACAAAGAATTGGACGCGCCGTTGTTCATCACTTTCTACCAGTGTTTGGTGACGGTGGGACTCTGCTGGGTCATGCAGCTGCTGGCCAAACTGTGCCCGACGGTCATCGACTTCCCGTCGGTCAAATTCGACTTGAAGACGTCCCGGGAGGTCCTCCCTCTGTCCGTCGTGTTCATCTCCATGATCACCTTCAACAACCTGTGCCTCAAGTACGTCGGAGTGGCCTTTTACACGGTCGGTCGTTCACTGAGCACAGTTTTTAACGTGCTGTTGTCCTACGTTATCCTGAAACAAACCACGTCACTCCACGCTCTGCTGTGCTGTGGGATCATACTGG GTGGATTCTGGCTCGGTGTCGATCAGGAGGGCGTGGCAGGCTCCCTCTCCTGGACTGGCGTCTTCTTCGGGGTGCTGGCCAGCGCTTTCGTCTCGCTGAACGCCATCTACACTAAGAAGGTGATGCCAGCGGTGGACGGAAACATCTGGAAGCTGTCTTACTACAACAACATCAACGCGTGCGTCCTCTTCCTCCCGCTCATCCTCCTGTTCGGGGAGTTGGACAACCTGGGCAGCTTCAGCTACCTCTTCGACCCCGTCTTCTGGGGCATGATGACGCTCGGAGGGGTGTTCGGTTTCGCCATCGGCTACGTCACCGGCCTGCAGATCAAGTTCACCAGTCCGCTCACGCATAACGTCTCAGGGACTGCAAAGGCCTGTGCGCAGACGGTCATCGCCGTGGTGTACAACTCCTCCAGTAAAAGCATGCTGTGGTGGACCAGTAACCTGATGGTTCTCGGGGGGTCGTCGGCCTACACCTGGGTGAAAAGTTTAGAAATGAAGAAGACTCCCGTCAGAGACTCCCCTCAGGACTCGGCCAAGGAAAAACTGCTTCCATAG
- the pamr1a gene encoding inactive serine protease PAMR1, with translation MPAFSTRRFPMPTLFHSKPFYLLLILCACVAAWPHGDSCPSSEWSAMCRPCCEYHLIQCRCPSKGSRVGYTVPCCRNALDQCDPCIFHPGCSLFENCKTCNNGTWRANDDFFVNGKFCTECRQGWSGGDCKTCGGVVQRTQGHIALESYPTNARCEWIVQVERGSSIQLRFAQLSLESDHNCRYDYVEVRDGDNLNSPVIGRFCGDRLPPPMKSSGNFLHILFSSDGYNNFDGFVLTFQESSVSAVKNPFCTPPERPLNGYLLPVYSLKEQLVSVNYRCHSPFTLIGSQQRICLPNSTWSGTAPTCVEAHTSRIQCSPPPKLLNGYHRSTPNTAGGAETIEFFCKKSYILSGNHQSFCHTNGSWSTRPPKCVKVPTACREPKVSELVRQNVVKPRQRSRYSMDDLLSAGFIPLKFDKHLKEEDSVDLPRGFHPVYTSIEYKCASPLFRHTGSSRRTCLKTGRWSGSHVSCSPVCGKVNASNAHNLTDTQWPWHAAVYIRSPPDHTASTHTPRGKTVSIQQGASEESTFWSLACSGALLTQRSVLVAAQCVVNKDKLQTLHPAHVKVVVGVQHQGSSNRLKGLHHLRVSDVLVHPNFDSVSAADVAVLKLRDKVRISERVLPVCLPIVQGGEVTAQEAYTARWISPNDGTHLTRYTPKSQTRLVQLGDVAQCEGAFVQGGAHTTMINDNKLCVIWKPSSPQTPCPGVIPGITVTPAVFSTTGGDLFEHEETLGSSSTDWQLLSLESVNNDKRHCNHQIYTAQTRIANLLDWIEENMK, from the exons ATGCCCGCTTTTTCCACAAGGCGGTTTCCCATGCCAACTCTCTTTCATTCAAAACCCTTCTACCTCCTCTTGATTCTTTGTGCTTGTGTGGCAGCTTGGCCACATG GAGACAGCTGCCCGAGCTCTGAGTGGAGCGCAATGTGTCGTCCGTGTTGCGAGTACCACCTGATCCAGTGTCGCTGTCCCTCCAAAGGGTCAAGGGTGGGCTACACTGTTCCCTGCTGCCGCAATGCTCTGGATCAGTGTGACCCCTGCATCTTTCATCCAG gctgcagtctgtttgaaaactgtaaaacatgCAACAATGGCACATGGAGAGCCAATGATGACTTCTTTGTCAATGGAAAGTTTTGTACCGAGTGTCGCCAGGGCTGGAGTGGAGGCGACTGTAAAA CGTGTGGAGGAGTCGTTCAGCGGACTCAGGGTCACATCGCCCTGGAGAGTTACCCGACTAACGCCCGATGTGAGTGGATAGTGCAGGTGGAGAGGGGCAGCAGCATCCAGCTGAG GTTCGCACAGCTCAGTCTGGAGTCCGACCATAACTGTCGTTATGACTACGTCGAGGTGCGTGACGGAGACAATCTGAACTCTCCTGTGATTGGCCGGTTTTGCGGGGATCGGCTGCCTCCTCCAATGAAGAGCTCTGGGAACTTCTTGCACATTCTGTTCTCCTCGGATGGCTACAACAACTTTGACGGATTTGTTCTCACTTTTCAGGAGAGTTCAG TGtcagctgtcaagaatccattTTGTACACCACCTGAGAGACCGCTGAATGGGTACCTGCTGCCTGTGTATAGCCTAAAGGAGCAGCTAGTATCAGTAAACTATCGCTGTCATTCACCTTTCACACTGATCGGCTCCCAGCAGAGGATCTGTCTGCCCAACAGCACATGGAGCGGCACAGCTCCCACATGTGTAGAAG CCCACACAAGCAGAATCCAGTGCTCCCCACCACCCAAATTGCTCAACGGCTACCACAGATCTACTCCTAACACAGCTGGAGGTGCAGAGACCATTGAGTTTTTCTGCAAAAAGTCTTACATTCTGAGTGGGAACCACCAGAGTTTCTGCCACACGAATGGATCCTGGAGTACCAGGCCACCCAAGTGTGTAAAAG TCCCTACAGCATGTCGAGAGCCCAAAGTGTCCGAACTTGTGCGCCAAAATGTTGTGAAGCCACGTCAGCGATCAAG GTACAGCATGGACGATTTGTTATCAGCCGGTTTCATTCCGCTGAAGTTTGATAAACACTTAAAAGAGGAGGACTCGGTGGATCTGCCTCGTGGATTTCACCCCGTCTACACCAGCATTGAGTACAAGTGTGCCTCCCCGCTCTTCAGGCACACAGGAAGCTCCCGACGCACCTGTCTGAAGACAGGAAGGTGGAGTGGAAGCCATGTTTCCTGCTCACCAG TTTGTGGCAAAGTCAACGCTTCCAACGCACACAACCTCACAGACACTCAGTGGCCGTGGCATGCAGCCGTCTATATCCGCTCGCCTCCTGATCACACAGCCAGCACCCACACGCCCCGTGGAAAAACCGTGTCCATCCAGCAGGGGGCCTCAGAGGAGTCCACATTCTGGTCTCTGGCCTGCAGCGGGGCTCTGCTCACACAGCGAAGCGTCCTGGTGGCAGCTCAGTGTGTGGTAAACAAGGACAAGCTGCAGACCCTTCACCCGGCACATGTGAAGGTTGTCGTTGGCGTGCAGCACCAGGGGTCCTCCAATCGTTTGAAGGGCCTGCACCACCTCAGG GTTTCAGACGTTTTAGTTCATCCAAATTTCGACTCTGTATCTGCCGCTGACGTGGCTGTTCTCAAGCTAAGAGACAAGGTCAGGATCAGTGAGCGTGTGCTGCCAGTTTGTCTGCCCATAGTTCAAGGGGGAGAGGTGACGGCGCAGGAGGCTTACACAGCGAGGTGGATTTCACCAAACGATGGCACGCACCTGACCCGATACACTCCCAAGAGCCAGACCCGACTTGTCCAGTTGGGTGATGTTGCACAATGCGAGGGAGCATTTGTTCAAGGAGGAGCACACACTACGATGATAAATGATAACAAACTGTGTGTCATATGGAAGCCGTCCAGTCCTCAGACTCCTTGTCCCGGTGTTATTCCAGGCATCACAGTCACTCCAGCTGTGTTTTCAACAACAGGAGGTGATTTATTTGAGCATGAGGAGACTCTGGGATCGTCCAGTACAGACTGGCAGCTTCTCAGTTTAGAGAGTGTCAACAATGATAAAAGACACTGCAACCATCAGATTTACACAGCTCAGACACGAATAGCAAACCTTTTGGACTGGATAGAGGAGAACATGAAGTAG